One Cohnella candidum genomic region harbors:
- a CDS encoding general stress protein gives MSVHIGIFNKEEEVVEAIRMLREAGVDHDGIRVIVKNAENAPLIASSTDIAVEDLTDIEDARDRDTGVTDGLPIGVVGVTAGNLGSGAPFAGYPGGFVIGAFDWNEDNGDRERVLRDVGVPDHAAERCEDEVGAGRYLVLADTEEDTNAPTILRHAGASDVLH, from the coding sequence ATGAGCGTCCATATCGGGATTTTCAACAAGGAAGAAGAAGTGGTGGAAGCGATCCGCATGCTTCGCGAAGCAGGCGTCGACCATGACGGCATTCGGGTCATCGTCAAAAACGCGGAAAACGCGCCGCTGATCGCATCCAGTACCGACATCGCGGTAGAGGATCTGACGGACATTGAAGACGCGCGCGACCGGGATACCGGAGTGACGGACGGGCTGCCCATCGGAGTGGTCGGAGTCACCGCCGGCAACCTGGGATCCGGCGCGCCGTTTGCCGGGTATCCGGGGGGCTTCGTCATCGGGGCTTTCGATTGGAATGAGGACAACGGCGACAGGGAGAGAGTGCTGCGCGACGTAGGCGTGCCGGATCACGCGGCGGAACGCTGCGAAGACGAAGTCGGTGCAGGCCGCTACTTGGTGCTGGCCGACACCGAAGAGGACACGAACGCGCCGACGATTCTCCGTCACGCAGGCGCTTCCGACGTGCTGCATTGA
- a CDS encoding DUF559 domain-containing protein, protein MNFEQAHEAFITHHLQRRTGERRGRLERGHREAEKLFCGNVWWSLRGNFDNLHREFEVLDWRGMSYFCDFAWLTEWVKLIIEIKGFGPHVRDMDRQKYCNELNRETFLAAMGYQVISFAYDDVAHRPELCIALLRMIISRYHTESSPVTLQTLSERESIRLAYTLARPLRPIDIENHLKVNHRTAVRTLQSLCSKGWFAPVTGAEGKHIVRYELQRTIMRLL, encoded by the coding sequence ATGAATTTCGAGCAGGCGCATGAAGCTTTTATCACGCATCATCTGCAGAGAAGGACCGGGGAGCGCAGGGGCCGTTTAGAACGGGGGCATCGAGAGGCGGAGAAGTTGTTTTGCGGTAACGTTTGGTGGTCTCTTCGAGGGAATTTTGACAACCTGCATAGGGAATTTGAAGTGCTCGACTGGCGGGGGATGTCCTATTTCTGCGATTTCGCTTGGCTGACGGAGTGGGTAAAGTTGATCATCGAAATCAAAGGTTTCGGTCCGCACGTAAGGGACATGGACAGGCAGAAGTATTGCAACGAACTGAATCGGGAAACCTTTTTAGCCGCCATGGGTTATCAGGTGATTTCGTTTGCGTATGACGACGTCGCTCATCGACCGGAGCTGTGCATCGCCTTGCTGCGTATGATAATCAGCCGTTATCATACGGAATCCTCCCCGGTCACTCTGCAGACCTTGTCCGAGAGAGAAAGCATTCGTTTGGCGTACACACTCGCTCGACCTTTGCGTCCCATCGACATTGAGAACCATCTTAAAGTCAACCATCGTACCGCCGTTCGAACGCTGCAATCGCTTTGCTCCAAAGGCTGGTTTGCTCCCGTTACCGGCGCGGAAGGGAAACATATCGTGCGTTATGAACTTCAACGAACCATAATGCGGCTGCTGTAA